From the Candidatus Liberibacter asiaticus genome, the window CGAATGATCTTGATTTTGAAACACTAGACTTCTTAGAAAGAACCATCACTCAATTGCAAGGAACCATCCTCATTGTGAGTCACGATCGAGATTTTCTAGATCGTACTGTCACTTCTACAATTGCTGCACAAAATATTGAAGATCCCAACGGATACTGGATAAAATATGCTGGAGGATACTCTGATATGCTGGTACAGCAAAAAAAGAGCCATCCTACTCCTCAGAAAAAAAATCCCCCTGCACAATCGTTGCAAGAAGAAACTGTTAAAAAAGAAAAAAAACAAAAAAGAAAGAACCGCCTTTCCTACAGTCAGAAATTGCTTCTCGAAAGACTTCCTCAAGAAATACACAAAATACAGCTAAAAATCACTGAAAAAGAACAACAAATAAACGATCAAAACCTTATTTCAAACGAAGGAAAAGAAATTCACCAGCTTTATCATGATCTTGATCAGATGTACCAAGATGTCAAAGAGAAAGAAGAACAATGGCTCACACTCGAAATAATGCAAGAAGAAGAAAAAAATCCGTAGTTTCCTTGGATTCCTCCAAAATAGATCAAACCATGATGACATCGCTTACGGCTGAAGACAAAAAAGAATTTATCTCAAACTATGTTTAGCAACTTTTCATAACTCATCCCACTCTTTGAGCAATAAATCGCGTGAGTGAGAGCCTTTGAACAAATTTCTCCATATCACTCAACCAAGTCGCTAGATCACGCAATCGCATGGTAATAAGCAACGGATTGATTCCATATTTTTATCAGCGCATTTGATACTCTCGAAAATTTGAAAGGTCGATATATGAAATAAGTATTTAAGGAGCATTGAAGAGGTATAGAGGTTTCTATACGCGTTGGATAGCGTTATAGGCTATGGGAATTGCAGATGTGAAAAGAGATCTCCCTAAATTTAGGGGCGTCTATCAGATGATGAGTTTTGGGTTTAGGGAAATATAAGACTAAGGAGATCTACTCCAAGTTGAGGAGATATATCCAAATATGGAAAGTGCGGAATATTAATCTATTACTTCCCTTTGTTATTTTGAATTGTAAACTCCTCGCTCAATACGCATTTGTTTATATCGTTCTTCGTTTGATGATTGGAGCGATTTTCTAAGAGCTTTATAAGCGCGCAGATATGTAGCCTATATCCCTCATCGACCATCCCTTCTTTACCAATTTCAACAGGTTCTATCAGCGGATCAACATAGGGTTCTAAAGCCTTTTCAATGCTCTTTAATATTTTTGGAAAAGCGTTTCTCACCTCTTTTCTTAAGGGGCGGTATTGATTACCTTCCTTAGGAGCATACATTAATCCGTGAGGGTTCATAACATATAGCTTCTGATCACTGCCATTTTTCTTTTATCTGCAGGAATATTGAGTGTTTCATAGATAAAAGAAGGCACTTCATCACGGAAAATAACGTTATAATGAGGATCCTTAGCACTTAACCTATACCTATTAGGATCATTTAAGCATCTTATGTATTCTAATATTGGAGACAACAAAGATTCCTGCGCATTTTCTTTCGTTCGAAGGTCTACAGCTTGTTTTATCTCATACTCGTATTCGTTTTTTTATCCCTTCCGAGATAGATGGCTTCGAAAGCGAAGCAGAGCGGCGGATCAACTTCTTTGGAATAATCACTTCATCCCCCAAAGTAAACTCCAATCCAGTGACTTATTAATCGCTTCTTGAATAAAAAAGCGGATTTTATATTGGATTGACAAATATCTTTTTCGTAATCTCTTATATTATTATTAGTTATACCAATCCATTCAGCAAGATGAGAATAACCTTAAAACTATCAAACTAAACAAGGACTCACATGAGGATCAAAAATATTTTACTTGTAGCATCTTTAGCAACAGCTAACACAATCCTAAGTAGCTGTGATTTTCTTGATGAATCTAAGAAAATCAATCCTGATTAAATTGGTGATACTATTTATCAACTGACCTTAGAAGAATAGCTCGACGAGCTACAGAACAAAGTAGATCAAAAATACGAAAACCCTCTTAATAACGGTTCGAAAATGTCTCGCGATTGATATTGAAAGGAGGGGGCTGATAGAGAAAGAAGAAAACAGCCCCCTAACCTTTAGAGATTACAATCATACATACAATAAGGGAATAATATAGATAATACAACCGTAATCGTAGATCAAGATGTAACTTTTCATGAACCTCATGTGAAAAAGAAGGTTGTGTCACGAACTAATACGGCTGGTATAACCCCCTCAAATCCACTGGAATGAATGGATAATCTCTCGATTACAAAGGGGGATTGAAGGAGGATACTAACGATGAACATTTTTGTTAGGGATATTTCGTGTCTACGTGCACTTGTGTTCGTTATAACAAGGGGAGTCGCTAGATTACCAAAAGACCAAAAAAAAGCATTCTTTAGACACGAGAAAAAAGTAGCAGACCATCTAAACTACAATGCGGGAGATAGAAAGTCTAATATAGATAAATTATACAAAGCAAGATGCAAATACCGAAAGGAGTCAAAATTACAGAAATTGTCTAAATCAAAGATATTCTCGATAAAACACACTTAAAATATACTGTAAATTCTTGTGGGAAGTATTTTCTTATCCTCCCTTCCCTTTACAATCCACAACATTAGTTATTTCATTTATTTCTTCGAACTCTGATTTTAATATTTTTCAGCCTTCGAAGAGACGAAGGTATTTGCCTTCTTCACGCCCTTCCTAAGCTCTAAATCCTTTTGCTATCATCTTTTGGAGTCATAGACGCCATTCCCGTATGCCCATGATCCTTGAGATATTGAGCAAATTTCTATATGAATTCACCTCTACCCACATTAGCTTTGTGCTTATCTCGCAAAAAATGAAATTCATCAAACGCTCTTAACGCTTTTTCTGTTGCTTGTTTAATATTCTCGGTTATCTCAATTTTAAAGTAGTCGCGAACTAAACTCTTCATTTCTTGTGCGATACAGCGTTTATAGTTCGGAACGATTTCACAGGTAATTTATTTTTAAACGTTGGATCGTACGCGCCAATATTTTTGTGAAAGGGGATGGTGATCATTCGACGTTCTATCGCCCCATCCGCTTCAAGGATGAGAATAGTATAATTGGTGATATAGTTAGGAAAACCGAGAATTGGTTTGTGAAAACGACATTACACTTTTTTTAATGAAGTGACCAAAGCCCAACGAGCCCTTGGTAAGGTGATGGAATGAGCATTGGGATATCAAAAGACGGTGCAAAAGAGTTTTTAAAGTGGTGGCATGGATTTACACGCTTTTGCCACACTAGTGCAGTTGAGTACGTCTACCGATAATTGGAACGATACTCCAAAGTTTCATGCATGAGAGAGATGCAGAAATTTGTTTAAGAAGCTAGATATTAACGCGGTTCCTAATGAATACTCTTCTCTTATAAAACAATCTGATCCATCAACCACAAACCAAGAATACAGATACATGATATCTTGTGCGAACAGCAATAGACACAAAAGATCTTCGGTTATAAGCCCCTTCTCACTTCCCAGAAAATAGAGGATAATCCAAGATAACGTAGCAAGAAGTCCCCTAGAACTTTACAACGAATAGCCTTTGGATTAGGGGGATAATCCTTAACCCGACGATTGATCGAAGTTTTTTAAACGGCATCAATAATAGTGAAATCAATATTTAAAAAAATAGATCACTTTTCGACCGTTGTTGACAATAGAGGAGGTATAATAACGTCTTCTGAAAACGGATAGGACTAACCACCAATATTAATTCTTGGTCAATTATTACGAACAACTACATACTTTTGAAACCAACGCACAACGTCTTTTCTCTAACTGCCACCATCTATGATGATTATGCGAAATAAGCCGCCAATAATTTTTATTTCCATATAAAAATGATCCCTAATCCCTCATGACAAGGGACTAGAGATCACATTTTTAATATGATTGAATGTCGGTAAAGAACAACCAAAGAAGTTAAAAGCGTAAAACCACACCAGCTGTGAAGTCACCTTTTTCTCTCCACTTGCTGACATCCCAAGGCTGGTCATAACAAGCGACATAACGATACTCACCACGAATCGAGAGCATGCTAGCAAGTTTCTTTTCAATCCCCACACCAATAACTTTATCTAAAAAACCGTTTGCTACAATGTTTCGTATTGTGGATTTTGCTGTGTCAGCAGATTCAACAGACATAATATTTCTTATACGAGCTCCACCAAACCCATAAATAAGAGTATTTTGGAGAATAGAAGAATTATTATTATCAAACGTAAAACCGGTACGAAACAAGAGTGTTCCCGCTACCTTATCCCCATCAATTCCCCCTCGTGGTTCAAGATGAAATCCCTCGACACCCAAAGAAGCACCATAAACAAGGGTTCCATCTTGACCATCAAGACCAATGGACACCCCATTTAAAGAAAGATTTTGCAAACGAACAGGCGACTGATGATCTATTTTGGAAAAATCAGCAGCAACATATAACCCTTTAAATTTTGCAAAATTGGACACCATTATAGTCGGCTGAAACTGGGGAGAATACCCATAGTCTGCCATTGCAGCAGAAGAAAAAAACCCTAGAAATAACCCACTCAATATAATTTTAGCAGTATTCCTAAAATAATTTCTAATTTTTCTTATATCTCTCATCATTAATATCCTTCACAAATTTAATGGCGCATCTCTTGTAATATCCGATAATATTATTATT encodes:
- a CDS encoding outer membrane protein; translated protein: MMRDIRKIRNYFRNTAKIILSGLFLGFFSSAAMADYGYSPQFQPTIMVSNFAKFKGLYVAADFSKIDHQSPVRLQNLSLNGVSIGLDGQDGTLVYGASLGVEGFHLEPRGGIDGDKVAGTLLFRTGFTFDNNNSSILQNTLIYGFGGARIRNIMSVESADTAKSTIRNIVANGFLDKVIGVGIEKKLASMLSIRGEYRYVACYDQPWDVSKWREKGDFTAGVVLRF